In Laspinema palackyanum D2c, the genomic stretch CAAACCCAGTCCGACTAAACTCGGCGCAACCAACCATTTTCGCGAAAATTCAGCCACCTGCTCGATCGCCGGGTCCTGAATCTTATCGGAAAACCCTCTACCCGATAACAGAACCAAGGGAACGGCGATCGCCACCGCCACATAAGGAGACAGAAAAATCAAGGGAACAGCTACCGTCGTTCCAAACAAGATAACTGGAAACGGAACTGCGACTTTTTGTTTCCAATTGGCCATTTTACCCGGTTCTGAACCTACCCATTCTGCCGGAACTTCCCGAGGAGAAACCCACAGGGAAAGCGGGATAATTTGGGTTTTATTCGCGGTATTGGCATGAAGTAAAAGATTTCGAGTGTAATCTTGACTAACGACTAAATTTGTGGTATCAATTTTAATTTCAAATTCAGTTTCATTCCCCTGAAACTTTGCGGGTTTTATAGAGATCCAATCCGGCTTTGTCTTGGGATGATTCGAGTCTGGAGCAATTTCCCACCGTCCCGCTAGGACTGTATCATCCACCGGATTTTTGACCGTGAGAGTTTGGGTGAGGGTTTCTCCGGCTTGGGTGCGTAATTCCAGCCGAGTCTGGCTAAATTCCGCTTCCGGTAACAGGCGGCACACCGAAATGGGAGTCAGGGCTTCTAAAGCTGCTGCTGCATGAGAAAAGCGATCGCCACTATTCGGTTCCACCATTTTCTGTAACCAGTGAATAAACTCATCACTGAGATGGGGGACTAACTCCGCAAAATTGAGGCGATAGCTACTATCAATTAAGCGGTTAATTTCACTAGAATCCGTTTGGGTTAGCAAACATATTAGGGTCACTCCTAACCCATATAAATCAGACGCTTCCGTAAGTTTTAGATTGAGTAATTGCTCTGGTGGCATGAACCCCGGTGTGCCAGAAACTACACTACTTTGCGCCACATCGCCTCCACCGATGCGGGCAAATCCGAAGTCAATGAGGTAAATAATATCGGTGCGATCGCCCATTAAAATATTTTCTGGTTTGATATCCCGGTGAATCACCCCGGGAACCCGGTTTTGCAGATAAACCAAAATTTCCAAAACCGCCAGAGCAATTTGTTTGATTTTCTCCGGGTCCAGACGCCGAAAAACTGCTAAAGATTGGGCATTTTTATAGTCATGAACCAGACAAAATCCCTCCGATGTTTCAAAAGAATCCAGATAGCGAGGAATCCCCGGGTGACTCAGACCCTGCAATACTTTAATTTCCCGTTCATGAGCTTTGTAGGCGGACCAATCTGCACCGGGTTTAGCAAACTGAAATTGTTTGATCACCACAGGTTTTTGAGTTTTCAGATGGGTTGCCAAATAGGTCGAACGACCCCCGGCATAGTTATGACCCAAACTCTGAAGCACTTGATATCCATGACTAGAACAGTCCGGGAACTGAGGCGAATTAGAACCCGGGGAGAGGGTTGGACTCGACCCCTGGGGATTCAGGGATGGGTTATCCTTGCCCTTGAGGAGAGAGAAGAGATTTCCGTTTCCAGGATGTCCCGCTTCCTCCAATCCCAAGGGAGCTTTATTTCCGGCAACCCGTTGGGAGAGTTGTTGTAACCAGGTTTTCATGACTTTTTCGGCCATCACTTTAACTTGAGCAGCGATCCCTTTCTATTCTAGGGGATGGCTTTCCCCACCTGGGTAAAAATAGGATAAAATTTCCCTGGAGATTGGGAGTCATGGCCGAAAGGCCCGATTTGCCATGTCAGGGGACAGTTTCTGTCTATTTCTAGTTTTTAGTCAGTTGAAATCAAAGAATAAACACTCATTAAGATGGACAATTTTTGGGTGAAGCGTTCAAGGTTACAAAACTGAGGAAATATTTGGCAAGTTAAGCGAGTTTGGAATTCCTCTCACTGAAGTAGAATTTTTGGAGCAGATTCAGTCTTGTTATGGGGCATCGGAACTGCGAAAAAAATGGAAAACCCAGTATGAGATATCAGCCCAAAGGCGGGATAAAGATTTTCTCTCTCTAGGGGCCAGGGTGTTATTGGAAAGATTAGCACCAGATTTGCTGAGTGCGGAGCAACTCCATGATGTAATTGAAGCCGGATTTTATAACTTGGAGGAGAAGCAAGAAGTCCAAGAAACCTGCGATTTGTGGTTAGAATACTGGGGTAAATTTAAAACTCGATTTATTCCAATGGGTCTCTCATTTGCGGAGTTAGAAAAAAAGCTGGATGGCGGTCTCTACTCCGTTGCCGGTTGGCTGCTAGAAATAGCCGAGGCCCTAGACCAATGCGGACAAAAACAACAAAGCTATCTTCAAAAGAAGATTGATTATTGTGAAGAGTATATGACGATATTTCCTGATGCTTACGAAAACCATGCTATTGAGATAATGGAGCAAAAATCTGGGACTTTATTTGAATTAGAACAAGTGGAATCTGGAGATGAATGTTACGAGTAAATTCTGACGAATTATCCCGATAATAATAATATATATATCTCTTGGGGGAGGTTCTATTGGAAACCTGATTGGTGTTCCCATTCAAGACTTAATTTTGACAAAGCCGAACAAATTTATCGGAGGGGATTGGCAAATTCATTCCCCGAGTTTAAACGTGATATTTTGGAGGAATTGAAAGCATTAGAGAAAGCCCGATTAAAAAATAAGGGCTTTGGGAAACCCAGAACCACAATGTGAAAAAATTGAAAAAGTTAAAACGTAAATAATCGGTGGCGGCTCGTGATTTACGCTGTTTTGAAGCGGGTAGCGGCAGTTTAAATCAGTCTGAGCCTAAAATTAAGGAGTGGGAGCATCTTGCTACCGATCAGGAGTAGGGAGCAAGATGCTCCCACTCCTTAAAGAATTTTCAAACTGATTTAGAGTCGCGCTATATCACTTGATCCAGGCCAAAAAATAGCCCGCTTATGCGGGCGTAGGACGGGGAATTTACCTATTTTTTGAAGCGGTTGTTTTAGCGTCTCATGTAATTTCTTAAGCTTCCCCGGACTTCCCGTGCATCGCTAGAGCTATCGCTGGCAACAGCGATCGCAGCGAGGAGTTCCCGTCCACTTTCAATGCACATAATTTTCGCTTCCAAATCCCTGGTGGCACCCTGGATTAATTCATTATCCTGGACTTCCACATTCTCCAATCCGGAGGATTTCATGGCTTCAACCGCTTGTCTTACACATCCGTCCCGGTTTGTCGAACTCATGCGGACCCAAGTCAAGCGCAAATTTTGGTTTGCTAACGAGGGGGTGGACCAAAACAGAAGGCTCAAGCCTACGGTAGTGGCGATGGTTTTTTGAAGGGTTTTCATCATAAAAGCTAAGGTTAAAGTGTCCAAGTAACTATAACGCTTTTTGGCCTTTTAAGTTCCTCCGACGGGAGAAAAAAGAAGGCGTTCGATAAAAAGAATAACCCGGTCCGGGGACAGTTAGACGAGGAATCTTTGAATTTGTGACGAGTTCGGCGCATTCATCAACAGTAGATTACCACCCCAATGGGGGATGAAAGCTTGAAAAATTAAATTTTAGGTAATTGGGATTGGGGTGAAATGTTATCAAAATGCTCGGATTTACACCCGGAGTAAAGGGGAAAAGAGGCAATCCGCTAATTGTTTGTTTTAGCCGTTTTGTCTGAAATTTCTACGGCTTTATAATAGGCGCGCTCATAACAATCCCGGGCTTCTAAATAGCGATTTAATCGCGACCAAGCAATGCCTTCCATTTCCAAAATATGAGGGGAACCCATGCTATTGGGACACAGAGCCAGGGCTTGTTTATAGGCAAAGATTGATTCTTCATAACGTTCAAGGGTAAAGAACAAGGCCCCTAAGCCATTCCAGGCTTGATAACGGGCAATCGGATTAGCGCTGACTTCTAGGGCCTTGCGATAAGAGGCGATCGCCTCCTCGTAGCGATGCAACCGTTTGAGGACCTCCCCCCGTTGCTGCCATGCATAGCAGGCGGTGGGTTTTTGGAGTAAAGCACATTCATAAGCGGCGATCGCTTCGAGATAGGCTTTTGCTACCCGGAAGCGATCGCCTTCCCGCTTCCAATACTCATAATTTTGTTCACCCTCTTGATGTTCGGTTGACAAACTATCCTTTCGATTGAACAGGGGTTGATGCCTGTTCGAGTTCGTTGGATAGATCTCAGGTAACTCATGAAACGGTTGTTCTTGCATTGGAATCTCCTAACAGAGCCATTCCTGGAAAGGGGTCCTTTGTATGACTGAAGACCCATTCAGCTCGATACCTACCCCAACCTTTAAGGTTGAGTATAGATGAGGTTTCTTAAACCTGTTGTTCCTTAAAATAACTCACTTGATCCCTATGTCAGGATTTCTTAGTAAATTTTTTATACTTTACCCGATTTTTGTTATATTACTTAACGTTAGTTCACCCTAATTCATGAACTATCTTCATAAACTCCACCCCGGCCCGGTCCATCCTAGAGGGGGACTCACGTCAAGGTTCGTATTTAATTTTGATGACATGGAAGCAGCAGATTTCCGTTACAATCAGGAAAGGGCCAGGATTCATTCGGCAGAAATGCGCGATGCCAATCCGCCAGTCAGAGTGGTCAAAACCCCGGAAATCTGGCAAGGCGATCGCCTCTCAAGGCTGAATGGGTATAGTGATCGCCGCCCTGTCAACCCTGACCAACCCCTGAAGGGGCGATCGGCTCCACCCCAGGGGTCCAGATTGTAAAGTGATGTTGCGAATCTTTCAAAAATCTTGAAAAATCTATTAAAACAGAAACAGCATATTACTCCGATCTTAAATCTATAGTTTTCGAGGAAACCCCTTAATGAATAAGCTGCAAAAATACCGATTGGTCTGCACCCTGACCTTTGGAGATATCTACGGACAAATCATCATTTGGCTGATCGTGATTTTCCTGAGTTTAGCCTCCGCCCTCGCCTTGTGGAGTACCGCTCGTCAAATCTTCGCCCTCGCTACAGTGGGTTTAATCGTCGTTCTCTCCCTGCCCTTTCTCCTGTTTGCCTTCGTCACCACCTTGCTCAATCACATCGAACTGAAGCCGGTCGAGATCTCTGCAGAACCGGCGGAGTCAAGTTCTAGAACTGCACCCAACTCTAATCCCGCCCAAGCAGCGAGTTAGCCTAACCGAGGGAGAACCGACTGCTGAACCTTAAAATCTTTAATGCGGCCCTGTTCATCCTCAAGCGCGAATCCGCGATCGACTGAGCGATTCTAAAAAATTCCCTACCTTTGAGGAGGGATTTTTTTTTGAGTGGGAAGATAGATCCAGAACCAATCCAGAACACCTTTAGATCCCATAGATCCAACGAGAGCTAAGAGAACCATGATAGAACATGACGTCATTATCGTCGGGGGCGGACTTGCCGGTTGTCGCGCCGCAGTGGAAATTGGGCGCATCAATCCCAGCATCGATGTCGCCGTAGTCGCCAAAACCCATCCCATTCGGTCCCATTCCGTTGCCGCCCAAGGGGGAATCGCCGCTACCCTCAAAAACGTCGATTCCACCGATAGCTGGGAGGCCCACGCCTTTGATACGGTCAAAGGGTCCGACTATTTAGCCGATCAAGATGCGGTAGAACTGCTCACCAAAGAAGCCCCTGATGTGGTTATCGACCTCGAACACATGGGTGTTCTCTTCTCCCGGTTACCCGATGGGCGGATTGCTCAAAGGGCCTTCGGGGGCCATTCCCATAACCGCACCTGCT encodes the following:
- a CDS encoding serine/threonine protein kinase, with the protein product MAEKVMKTWLQQLSQRVAGNKAPLGLEEAGHPGNGNLFSLLKGKDNPSLNPQGSSPTLSPGSNSPQFPDCSSHGYQVLQSLGHNYAGGRSTYLATHLKTQKPVVIKQFQFAKPGADWSAYKAHEREIKVLQGLSHPGIPRYLDSFETSEGFCLVHDYKNAQSLAVFRRLDPEKIKQIALAVLEILVYLQNRVPGVIHRDIKPENILMGDRTDIIYLIDFGFARIGGGDVAQSSVVSGTPGFMPPEQLLNLKLTEASDLYGLGVTLICLLTQTDSSEINRLIDSSYRLNFAELVPHLSDEFIHWLQKMVEPNSGDRFSHAAAALEALTPISVCRLLPEAEFSQTRLELRTQAGETLTQTLTVKNPVDDTVLAGRWEIAPDSNHPKTKPDWISIKPAKFQGNETEFEIKIDTTNLVVSQDYTRNLLLHANTANKTQIIPLSLWVSPREVPAEWVGSEPGKMANWKQKVAVPFPVILFGTTVAVPLIFLSPYVAVAIAVPLVLLSGRGFSDKIQDPAIEQVAEFSRKWLVAPSLVGLGLWSFTVVDIAWLEHPERKLLGVIVAAMAMGGIGIGILELFKAGFKRMVVLLPLLIFGLSFVALGVATGMAGKVAEVGVTGLVLSSTAKQEIQRKNAGIGAIARHLAVATLGIGVGTGLSWLLVHYGLAAGMW
- a CDS encoding tetratricopeptide repeat protein; the encoded protein is MSTEHQEGEQNYEYWKREGDRFRVAKAYLEAIAAYECALLQKPTACYAWQQRGEVLKRLHRYEEAIASYRKALEVSANPIARYQAWNGLGALFFTLERYEESIFAYKQALALCPNSMGSPHILEMEGIAWSRLNRYLEARDCYERAYYKAVEISDKTAKTNN